Proteins encoded together in one Musa acuminata AAA Group cultivar baxijiao chromosome BXJ3-6, Cavendish_Baxijiao_AAA, whole genome shotgun sequence window:
- the LOC135641011 gene encoding uncharacterized protein LOC135641011 — MVNELLPSYRDAAQTVASRVRDLLSRMTFREKAASMAQIERSVASPSALSGLSVGSVLSGSGDRASPSDWADMIDRMQHWALASRLGIPILYAIDSVHGHNNLYGATIFPHNVALGAIRNIHC; from the exons ATGGTGAATGAGCTCCTCCCCTCGTACCGGGACGCGGCGCAGACAGTGGCGTCGCGCGTGCGGGACCTACTCTCACGCATGACATTCAGGGAGAAGGCCGCCTCGATGGCCCAGATCGAGCGCAGCGTTGCCTCCCCCTCCGCCCTCTCCGGCCTCTCCGTCGGGAGCGTCCTCAGCGGCTCTGGGGATCGCGCCTCCCCCAGCGATTGGGCCGACATGATCGATCGGATGCAGCACTGGGCTCTGGCCTCCCGCCTCGGCATCCCCATCCTCTACGCCATCGATTCCGTCCACGGCCACAACAACCTCTACGGCGCCACCATCTTTCCCCATAACGTCGCCCTCGGCGCCATTAG GAACATCCACTGCTAG
- the LOC135640194 gene encoding chloroplastic import inner membrane translocase subunit HP30-2-like, protein MKGNQGAMVLAPPSPPPANPVAQLQTRIKELETGFRAWLAKQPTAVEAAIVTATSAAQGAFIGALMGSLTSDASSALPTPPPNAPGLNPQAMASLKQAQAFAGGPLVQARNFAVMTGTNAGISCVMKRIRGVEDMQGSMAAAFGSGAMFSLVSGMGGPNQALNAVTSGLFFALVQGGLFKIGEKFSQPPADDVLYSGTKRMLTNLGLQNYEKNFKKGLLSDATLPLLTDSALRDVNIPPGPRLLILDHIQRNPELVKR, encoded by the exons ATGAAAGGGAACCAGGGCGCGATGGTGTTGGCTCCACCGAGCCCTCCCCCGGCGAACCCCGTCGCCCAGCTGCAGACGCGAATCAAGGAGCTGGAGACTGGGTTCCGGGCCTGGCTGGCGAAGCAGCCCACCGCCGTGGAGGCGGCTATCGTAACCGCCACCAGCGCCGCCCAGGGCGCTTTCATCGGCGCCCTCATGGGCTCTCTCACCTCCGACGCCTCCTCGGCCTTACCCACCCCACCTCCCAACGCTCCCGGCCTCAACCCCCAAGCCATGGCCTCCCTCAAGCAGGCGCAG GCTTTTGCAGGTGGCCCGTTAGTGCAAGCTCGTAACTTTGCAGTCATGACAGGTACTAATGCAGGTATATCATGTGTGATGAAGAGAATAAGAGGGGTGGAAGATATGCAAGGCAG CATGGCAGCAGCTTTTGGTTCTGGAGCAATGTTTTCATTGGTTAGTGGCATGGGAGGACCAAATCAAGCTCTTAATGCGGTTACTTCAGGACTATTTTTTGCACTTGTTCAAGGTGGACTTTTCAAG ATAGGTGAGAAATTCTCACAGCCACCAGCTGATGACGTGTTATACTCTGGCACAAAAAGAATGCTAACAAACCTTGGCCTTCAGAATTACGAGAAGAACTTCAAGAAAGGCTTACTCAGTGATGCTACTTTACCCCTTCTCACAGACAG TGCACTCCGAGATGTCAATATTCCACCCGGGCCAAGGCTTCTCATTCTTGATCACATTCAGAG GAACCCTGAGTTGGTAAAAAGGTGA